In the Rhizobium sp. CB3090 genome, one interval contains:
- a CDS encoding GNAT family N-acetyltransferase, whose translation MIHIRNAHEGETEILVNIGLRSWQTAMRSIGGTDALLDGAREAFSNFTRGSWLTITIVELNGLVAGWAAREALDENISDFWIDPDHLRQGLGSALLAQIEKDVLEQGLEKVAVQTHASNTDAIEFFKAHGYAIHWLSVDYSPKLDRDVPTVGLSKPLLDSGDGTYGTGI comes from the coding sequence ATGATCCATATTCGCAATGCCCACGAGGGAGAGACGGAGATATTGGTCAATATCGGCCTGCGGTCGTGGCAGACGGCTATGCGGTCGATCGGCGGCACGGATGCGCTGCTCGATGGTGCCAGAGAAGCCTTCTCGAATTTCACCCGCGGCTCCTGGCTGACGATCACGATCGTGGAGCTGAACGGACTGGTTGCCGGCTGGGCGGCTCGTGAAGCGCTTGACGAGAATATTTCCGATTTCTGGATCGATCCCGATCACCTTCGGCAGGGACTTGGTTCGGCATTGCTGGCGCAGATCGAGAAAGACGTTCTGGAGCAGGGGCTGGAGAAGGTCGCGGTACAGACCCACGCCAGCAACACCGATGCGATCGAATTCTTCAAAGCGCACGGCTATGCCATTCATTGGCTCTCCGTCGACTATTCTCCGAAGCTCGATCGCGACGTGCCGACGGTCGGCCTTTCGAAACCGCTGCTCGACAGCGGTGACGGGACCTATGGCACGGGCATATAA
- the gatA gene encoding Asp-tRNA(Asn)/Glu-tRNA(Gln) amidotransferase subunit GatA, giving the protein MSELTSLTIAEARDKLRAKDITATELTEAYISAIEAANAQFNAYVKVTPQKALAMAKVSDARLAEGKGGALEGIPLGIKDLFGTEGIHTQACSHILDGFEPHYESTVTQNLWDDGAVMLGKLNMDEFAMGSSNETSYYGPVINPWRAAGSNQQLVPGGSSGGSAAAVAAHLCAGATATDTGGSIRQPAAFTGTVGIKPTYGRCSRWGVVAFASSLDQAGPIARDVRDAAILLKSMAGVDAKDTTSVDLPVPDYEASLGQSLKGMKIGIPNEYRVDGMPEEIETLWQQGIAWLKDAGAEIVNISLPHTKYALPAYYIVAPAEASSNLARYDGVRYGLRVDGKDIVDMYEKTRAAGFGQEVKRRIMIGTYVLSAGYYDAYYLRAQKVRTLIKRDFELAFNAGVDAILTPATPSSAFGIADENLASDPVKMYLNDIFTVTVNMAGLPGIAVPAGLDSKGLPLGLQLIGKPFDEETLFKTAHVIEQAAGKFTPAKWW; this is encoded by the coding sequence ATGAGTGAACTGACCAGCCTGACCATTGCCGAAGCCCGCGACAAACTGCGCGCCAAGGATATCACCGCCACCGAATTGACCGAGGCCTACATTTCGGCGATCGAGGCGGCCAATGCTCAGTTCAATGCCTATGTGAAGGTGACGCCGCAAAAGGCGCTTGCAATGGCCAAGGTGTCGGATGCCCGCCTTGCGGAAGGCAAAGGCGGCGCGCTGGAAGGCATTCCGCTCGGCATTAAGGACCTGTTCGGTACCGAAGGCATTCATACCCAGGCCTGCAGCCACATCCTGGACGGTTTCGAGCCGCACTATGAATCGACCGTCACGCAGAACCTCTGGGATGACGGCGCCGTCATGTTGGGCAAGCTCAACATGGATGAGTTCGCCATGGGGTCCTCCAACGAGACCTCCTATTACGGCCCGGTGATCAACCCATGGCGCGCCGCAGGCTCCAACCAGCAGCTCGTTCCCGGCGGCTCCTCGGGCGGTTCGGCCGCTGCCGTTGCCGCGCATCTGTGTGCCGGTGCGACCGCCACCGATACCGGCGGCTCCATCCGCCAACCCGCCGCCTTCACCGGCACGGTCGGCATCAAGCCGACCTATGGCCGCTGCTCGCGCTGGGGCGTGGTCGCCTTCGCCTCCTCGCTCGACCAGGCCGGCCCGATCGCCCGCGATGTGCGCGACGCAGCCATCCTGCTGAAGTCGATGGCGGGCGTCGATGCCAAGGACACCACCTCGGTCGATCTGCCCGTGCCGGATTACGAAGCCTCGCTCGGCCAGTCGCTCAAGGGCATGAAGATCGGTATCCCGAACGAATACCGTGTCGATGGCATGCCGGAAGAGATCGAGACTCTTTGGCAGCAGGGCATTGCCTGGCTGAAGGATGCAGGCGCCGAGATCGTCAATATCTCGCTTCCGCATACGAAATACGCCTTGCCGGCCTATTACATCGTCGCGCCTGCCGAAGCCTCTTCGAACCTCGCCCGTTACGACGGCGTGCGCTACGGCCTGCGCGTCGACGGCAAGGATATCGTCGACATGTATGAAAAGACGCGTGCTGCCGGCTTCGGCCAGGAAGTGAAGCGCCGCATCATGATCGGCACCTACGTTCTGTCGGCCGGCTATTACGACGCCTATTACCTGCGCGCCCAGAAAGTCCGCACGCTGATCAAGCGCGACTTCGAGCTCGCCTTCAACGCCGGCGTCGATGCCATCCTGACACCCGCCACACCGTCTTCGGCCTTCGGCATCGCCGACGAAAACCTCGCGTCCGATCCGGTCAAGATGTACCTCAATGACATCTTCACGGTGACGGTCAACATGGCGGGTCTGCCCGGCATCGCCGTCCCCGCCGGCCTCGACTCAAAGGGCCTGCCGCTCGGCCTGCAACTCATCGGCAAGCCGTTCGATGAGGAAACCCTGTTCAAGACCGCCCATGTCATCGAACAGGCGGCCGGCAAGTTCACGCCGGCGAAGTGGTGGTAA
- a CDS encoding type II toxin-antitoxin system RelE/ParE family toxin, whose product MALNVSFTPRASSNLEAIHQYISDADVGAAERVIARIVQAIIMLERFPMLGRIGRVPGTRELPIVRLPYFAVYRIVSETEINVLAVIHERQKFPKL is encoded by the coding sequence TTGGCCTTGAACGTTAGTTTTACGCCTCGGGCTTCTTCTAATCTGGAAGCCATCCATCAGTATATCTCTGATGCTGATGTGGGTGCAGCGGAACGCGTTATCGCAAGGATAGTGCAGGCAATTATCATGCTGGAGCGTTTTCCAATGCTGGGGCGGATTGGCCGAGTGCCTGGAACCCGCGAACTGCCAATAGTCCGTCTACCCTATTTCGCCGTTTATCGTATTGTGAGCGAGACCGAGATTAATGTTCTCGCTGTGATCCATGAACGGCAAAAATTCCCCAAATTATAA
- the gatB gene encoding Asp-tRNA(Asn)/Glu-tRNA(Gln) amidotransferase subunit GatB, translating into MTIVDVRTPDPKRFIPGATGDWEVVVGMEVHAQVLSKSKLFSGASTEFGKPQNSNVSLVDAAMPGMLPVINEECVKQAVRTGLGLKAQINKRSVFDRKNYFYPDLPQGYQISQYKDPIVGEGKIVISLGPDRQGQFEDIEIGIERLHLEQDAGKSMHDQHATMSYVDLNRSGVALMEIVSKPDMRSSDEAKAYMTKLRSIVRYLGTCDGNMDEGSMRADVNVSVRRPGGEFGTRCEIKNVNSIRFIGQAIEYEARRQIAILEDGGTIDQETRLFDPNKGETRSMRSKEDAHDYRYFPDPDLLPLEFDDAFIDALRANLTELPDDKKERFVRELGLSVYDASVLVSEKAIADYFETVAAGRDGKIAANWVINDLLGALNRTGKTIEETPVSPAQLGAIIDLIKAETISGKIAKDLFEIVLNEGGDPAEIVEARGMKQVTDTGAIEKAVDEIIAANPDQVAKVKAKPTLAGWFVGQVMKSTGGKANPQAVQALVKAKLGIEEE; encoded by the coding sequence ATGACCATTGTCGACGTCCGCACGCCAGATCCGAAGCGCTTCATTCCCGGTGCCACCGGTGATTGGGAAGTTGTTGTCGGGATGGAAGTCCATGCCCAGGTGTTGAGCAAGTCCAAGCTCTTTTCCGGTGCTTCGACCGAGTTCGGCAAGCCGCAGAATTCCAACGTCTCGCTCGTCGACGCCGCCATGCCCGGCATGCTGCCCGTCATCAATGAGGAATGCGTCAAGCAGGCGGTTCGCACCGGCCTCGGTCTGAAGGCTCAGATCAACAAGCGCTCGGTCTTCGACCGCAAGAACTATTTCTATCCCGACCTGCCGCAGGGCTATCAAATCTCGCAGTACAAGGATCCGATTGTCGGCGAAGGCAAGATCGTCATCTCGCTCGGCCCGGATCGCCAGGGGCAGTTCGAGGACATCGAGATCGGCATCGAGCGTCTGCATCTGGAGCAGGACGCCGGTAAGTCGATGCACGACCAGCACGCCACCATGTCCTATGTCGACCTCAACCGTTCCGGCGTGGCGTTGATGGAAATCGTCTCCAAGCCGGACATGCGTTCGTCGGACGAGGCGAAGGCCTATATGACCAAGTTGCGCTCGATCGTGCGTTATCTCGGCACTTGCGATGGCAACATGGACGAAGGCTCCATGCGCGCCGATGTCAACGTCTCTGTCCGCCGTCCGGGTGGAGAGTTCGGCACACGCTGCGAAATCAAGAACGTCAACTCGATCCGTTTCATCGGCCAGGCAATCGAATACGAAGCGCGCCGCCAGATTGCCATCCTCGAGGATGGTGGCACGATCGATCAGGAAACCCGCCTGTTCGATCCGAATAAGGGCGAAACGCGGTCCATGCGCTCGAAGGAAGATGCGCATGATTACCGCTATTTCCCCGACCCGGACCTGCTGCCGCTCGAATTCGACGACGCATTTATCGATGCCTTGAGGGCCAATCTGACGGAACTGCCCGACGACAAGAAGGAGCGTTTCGTTCGCGAGCTGGGCCTGTCCGTCTACGACGCCTCCGTGCTCGTCTCGGAAAAGGCGATTGCCGATTATTTCGAAACGGTCGCCGCCGGCCGTGACGGCAAGATCGCGGCAAACTGGGTCATCAACGACCTCTTGGGCGCCTTGAACAGAACCGGCAAAACCATTGAGGAGACTCCGGTTTCGCCCGCCCAGCTCGGTGCCATCATCGACCTGATCAAGGCCGAAACCATCTCCGGTAAGATCGCCAAGGACCTGTTTGAAATCGTGCTCAACGAGGGTGGCGATCCCGCCGAGATCGTTGAGGCCCGCGGCATGAAGCAGGTCACGGACACCGGCGCCATCGAGAAGGCCGTCGACGAGATCATCGCCGCCAATCCGGATCAGGTCGCCAAGGTCAAGGCCAAGCCGACGCTTGCCGGCTGGTTCGTTGGTCAGGTGATGAAGTCGACCGGTGGCAAGGCC
- a CDS encoding YjhX family toxin, protein MDISRAEQRILHLLAQGGRIEINRSENRKIETVRCFTRDGWLYPGFGLDLFRKLKRLRAIKSSDGHPYRITEQGLRLVRAQLDNR, encoded by the coding sequence ATGGATATTTCCCGCGCCGAACAGCGCATTCTGCATCTGCTCGCCCAAGGCGGCCGCATCGAAATCAACCGCTCCGAAAACAGGAAGATCGAGACCGTCCGTTGCTTCACGCGCGACGGCTGGCTCTATCCCGGCTTCGGCCTCGATCTCTTCCGAAAACTCAAACGCCTGAGGGCCATCAAATCCTCGGACGGTCATCCTTATCGGATCACGGAGCAGGGATTGCGGCTGGTGAGAGCGCAGTTGGATAATAGGTAA